CTGCACCTGGTCGCGATCGACCATGGCGCACTCGCGGCGGCGCGGGTCGCCCGCGAGATGGTCGTGTACGCGCGCCGGAACGGGGACGAACTCCAGGAGTCCGCGATGCTTCGGCACCGTGGGCACCTCAACGACCTGGCGCACCGCGTCCAGGACGTGATCGACACCCAGTACGCCGACCGCCTGCCGCTCGCCGAGCTGGCCGGCCGGATCGGCGTCAGCGAACGTACCCTGACCCGCATCTTCACGACCGCGACCGGCCTCACCCCACTCCGGTACCAGCAACTCCTCCGGCTCGAACGCGCCGAACACCTGATCGGCCACGGCGCCACGATCGAGTCGGCCGCCCGCACCGTCGGCTTCGAGGACGCCCGCATGCTCCGCCGCCTCCGCTCCAGAACGCCGGTTCAGACCTGACCGCAGTGAGGTCTGGACAGCCGGCCGCCGGGTGGGTGAGGGTGATCGAGATCGCGCCGCGCAGTGGGGTCAACGCGTGGGGGACAAGTCGTGGGGGAGAACTCGATGAAGCTCCGGTACGTGCTGAGCAGTGTCCTGTTGGTCGTGCCAATGGCGGTGGTCGCGGTGGTAACACCCGCGGCGGCGGCCGGTCCGAGCGATGCGGCCGCGGAACCGTCGTCGTCGAAGGTGCCGTCGATGCTGCGGTCCGCGGCCGAGGCGGCCGCGACCAAGGGAAAGCAGGCGCGGGCGCTGACGACTGGGCAGGGCGGCCGGTTGGGCGTACAGGTGTACGCCGCCGCGCCGATCGACGCGCGGCAACAGGCCGGCCTGACGAACCTCGGCGTGACCGTGCTCAGCAACTCCGCCGACTTCAAGAGCGTGCCCGGTGCCGACCTTCCGAACACCGGCCTGGTTTCCGCGCAGGTCCCGTACGACAAGCTCGACGCGGTCGCCGCGCTCGACTGGGTGACTGCGCTCCGGCCGTCGCTGCGCCCGGCGGTCGACGCCGGACCGGTGACCGCGGAAGGTGTCCAGCTGCACCAGGCCGACAAAGCCCAGGCGCGCGGTCTGACCGGCCGTGGTCAGACGATCGGCGTGATCTCCGGCGACGCCGATCACGTCGCCCAAGCGATCGCCGCCGGTGAGCTGCCGGCGGACACCCGGGTACTGCAGTCGGCGGCGTACGACAATGACGAAGGCACCGCGATGATGGAGATCATCCACGACCTCGCGCCGGACGCGAAGCTTGCCTTCGCGAGCACGCTGAACTCGAACGCCGACTACTTCCAGGCCTTCCATGTGCTCGCGAACGCGGGCGTGACGATGATCGCCGAGGACATCGCCCTCGACGACGAACCCGCCTTCCAGCAGGGCCTCGGCGCCGCAACGGCCGAGGCACTCGCGAAGCACGGCATCTGGGTCAGCTCGTCGGCCGGCAACCTCGGCAACCGGCACGCGCCCCGCGTCCAGGCGATCGGTACGGGTGCCGGACCGGATGGGGTCACCGGCCCGTACACCGGGTGCCCGAAGAACCCCGACAACGTGGTGAAGCTGCGCGGCAACGACACCTCGTACGACCTGAACCTGCTCCCGGGCGCCTCGGTCCTGCCGACGTTGCAGTGGAGTGAACCGCGCGCGATCTACCCGACCGCCGG
The genomic region above belongs to Kribbella solani and contains:
- a CDS encoding S8 family serine peptidase, translated to MKLRYVLSSVLLVVPMAVVAVVTPAAAAGPSDAAAEPSSSKVPSMLRSAAEAAATKGKQARALTTGQGGRLGVQVYAAAPIDARQQAGLTNLGVTVLSNSADFKSVPGADLPNTGLVSAQVPYDKLDAVAALDWVTALRPSLRPAVDAGPVTAEGVQLHQADKAQARGLTGRGQTIGVISGDADHVAQAIAAGELPADTRVLQSAAYDNDEGTAMMEIIHDLAPDAKLAFASTLNSNADYFQAFHVLANAGVTMIAEDIALDDEPAFQQGLGAATAEALAKHGIWVSSSAGNLGNRHAPRVQAIGTGAGPDGVTGPYTGCPKNPDNVVKLRGNDTSYDLNLLPGASVLPTLQWSEPRAIYPTAGQGGFTDLNLYLMDATGTKCLASSTAVQGNGVGDTIEQFEYDNTTGAPQAVKLVVDVESTSTARKAPVLDLRWRALSAGVQTIDPPERAGSMNPDSNYTVFATSAGAVNASLSTDPVTAPLEAYSAAGPTQLLTTTRCLAGKPGPCRGIPGPGERSFPAPNWLAADGESVSGAGGFGSGTCPTETQGACRFFGTSASAPTAAGVAALTRQEFGGRLAPVALNALLAGRAVHRSGPGVGAGVLSAD